A region from the Ammospiza nelsoni isolate bAmmNel1 chromosome 1, bAmmNel1.pri, whole genome shotgun sequence genome encodes:
- the GDF6 gene encoding growth/differentiation factor 6 codes for MNARRALLSAALLASLLWDLPCCLPASLPASSELAASSKGGRSRRVPRSPRENRPRQGGHAMDRALPRAEPHEYMLSLFRTYSIAEKLGINASFFQSSKSANTITSFVDRGRDDLSPAPLRRQQYVFDVSTLSETEELVGAELRLFRRAPRGRPPPAAPLHVQLSACLSPRPLDSRALDPAPAAGWEVFDVRQGLREQRPRKRLCLELRASAERGPRRWLDLRGLGFARRPRPPQERALLVVFTRARRRSLLGELRAELGAAPPPAARRPPARRQRRTAFASRHGKRHGKKARLRCSKKPLHVNFKELGWDDWIIAPLEYEAHHCEGVCDFPLRSHLEPTNHAIIQTLMNSMDPGSTPPSCCVPTKLTPISILYIDAGNNVVYKQYEDMVVESCGCR; via the exons ATGAATGCGCGCCGGGCCCTGCTCTCCGCCGCCTTGCTCGCCAGCCTCCTCTGGGATTTACCTTGCTGCCTCCCggcttccctccctgcctcctcgGAGCTCGCCGCCTCCTCCAAAGGTGGTCGCAGCCGCAGAGTGCCGCGGTCCCCACGGGAAAACCGCCCGCGGCAAGGGGGACACGCCATGGACCGGGCGCTCCCACGGGCGGAACCCCACGAGTACATGCTGTCTCTGTTCAGGACTTACTCTATCGCGGAGAAACTGGGCATCAACGCCAGCTTTTTTCAGTCGTCCAAATCCGCCAACACCATCACCAGTTTTGTAGACAGGGGACGAG ACGATCTCTCGCCCGCTCCCTTGAGGCGGCAGCAGTATGTGTTTGATGTGTCGACCCTCTCGGAGACGGAGGAGCTCGTGGGGGCCGAGCTACGGCTGTTccgccgggccccgcggggccgcccgccgcccgccgccccgctGCACGTGCAGCTCTCCGCCTGCCTCTCGCCGCGACCGCTGGACTCCCGCGCCCTGGACCCGGCCCCGGCGGCTGGCTGGGAGGTGTTCGACGTGCGGCAGGGCCTGCGGGAGCAGCGGCCCCGGAAGcggctgtgcctggagctgcgGGCCTCGGCGGAGCGCGGCCCGCGCCGCTGGCTCGACCTGCGGGGCCTGGGCTTCGCGCGCCGGCCGCGGCCGCCTCAGGAGCGCGCGCTGCTGGTGGTCTTCACCCGCGCGCGGCGGCGGAGCCTCCTCGGGGAGCTGCGCGCCGAGCtgggcgcggccccgccgcccgccgcccgccgcccgccggccCGGCGCCAGCGCCGCACCGCCTTCGCCAGCCGCCACGGCAAGCGGCACGGCAAGAAGGCCCGGCTGCGCTGCAGCAAGAAGCCGCTGCACGTCAACTTcaaggagctgggctgggacgACTGGATCATCGCCCCGCTGGAATACGAGGCCCACCACTGCGAGGGCGTCTGCGACTTCCCGCTGCGCTCCCACCTGGAGCCCACAAACCACGCCATCATCCAGACCCTCATGAACTCCATGGACCCCGGCTCCACGCCGCCCAGCTGCTGCGTCCCCACCAAGCTGACCCCCATCAGCATCCTCTACATCGACGCGGGCAACAACGTGGTGTACAAGCAGTACGAGGACATGGTGGTGGAGTCCTGCGGCTGCAGGTAG